In one Massilia endophytica genomic region, the following are encoded:
- the bamB gene encoding outer membrane protein assembly factor BamB: MRITGKVVGVSLLALTAGCSSLSWLNPFKDKDKNPPAKLVEIKSPVPSKVLWKHSVGKAGLYQFTPAVADGSVFVAANDGTIERLEAATGRSQWRIKAPGELTAGVGTNGKVVAVGGLKGAVYVYDGSGKLLWETQASSEVLASPAISDELVIVRSLDNKITAYDIKTGERKWFLQRTTPALTLRSASGMVVANGNVYVPQPAGRLIALALANGVPRFEVSVADPKGATELERVSDIGGAPVVFDKDVCTATWQGKVGCFDSATGVGRWAKETSTDVGVAVDQRFVFVADDKGNVNSYSRDAGASAWKNDSLGNRVLSTPVSYGRVVAVGDYQGYVHLLSREDGSMLGRVETDGSAIKSAPQVAGNSMIFQTQAGTVAAITVD; this comes from the coding sequence ATGCGTATCACCGGAAAAGTAGTTGGCGTGAGCCTGCTGGCGCTGACGGCAGGTTGCAGTTCCCTGAGCTGGCTGAACCCCTTCAAGGACAAGGACAAGAACCCGCCCGCCAAGCTGGTGGAGATCAAGTCGCCGGTCCCCAGCAAGGTGCTGTGGAAGCATTCGGTCGGCAAGGCTGGCCTGTACCAGTTCACGCCCGCCGTGGCGGACGGCAGCGTCTTCGTGGCCGCCAACGACGGCACCATCGAGCGCCTGGAAGCGGCCACGGGCCGTTCGCAGTGGCGCATCAAGGCGCCGGGCGAGCTGACCGCGGGCGTGGGCACCAACGGCAAGGTGGTTGCAGTGGGCGGCCTGAAAGGCGCCGTGTATGTGTACGACGGCAGCGGCAAGCTGCTGTGGGAAACCCAGGCATCGAGCGAAGTGCTGGCCAGCCCGGCGATCAGCGACGAACTGGTGATCGTGCGCAGCCTGGATAACAAGATTACCGCCTACGACATCAAGACCGGCGAACGCAAATGGTTCCTGCAGCGTACGACGCCTGCACTGACCCTGCGCAGCGCCTCGGGCATGGTGGTCGCCAACGGCAACGTGTACGTGCCGCAGCCTGCGGGCCGCCTGATTGCGCTGGCTCTCGCCAACGGCGTGCCGCGCTTCGAAGTCTCCGTGGCCGATCCGAAGGGCGCGACGGAACTGGAGCGCGTGTCCGATATCGGCGGCGCGCCCGTGGTCTTCGACAAGGACGTGTGCACCGCGACCTGGCAGGGCAAGGTGGGCTGCTTCGACTCCGCCACCGGCGTGGGCCGCTGGGCCAAGGAAACCTCCACCGACGTGGGCGTGGCCGTGGACCAGCGCTTCGTTTTCGTGGCGGACGACAAGGGCAATGTGAACAGCTACAGCCGCGACGCGGGCGCCAGCGCCTGGAAGAACGACTCGCTGGGCAACCGCGTGCTGTCCACCCCCGTATCCTATGGCCGCGTGGTGGCCGTGGGCGACTACCAGGGCTATGTGCACCTGCTGTCGCGCGAAGACGGTTCCATGCTGGGCCGCGTCGAAACCGATGGCAGCGCCATCAAGTCGGCCCCGCAAGTGGCCGGCAACAGCATGATTTTCCAAACTCAAGCAGGAACAGTGGCCGCTATCACGGTCGACTAA
- a CDS encoding YfgM family protein produces MAYDLEEQEQLASLKAWWAQYGNLATWLLVAGLAAYSGWAGWQYYIRTQAVQASALYDELQDAAGKKDNAKVQRAAGDMESKFGRTAYAGMGALIAAKSAFEANDLKTAKAQLQWAIEHGNDEYQAVAKLRLAGVLLDEKAYGEALKVLAGDTKPQFAAAVNDRKGDVLAAQNKLADARAAYKAALEGTDKKNPGRQLIELKLEAIGGTVPEQKPAAPAA; encoded by the coding sequence ATGGCATACGATCTCGAAGAACAAGAACAGCTGGCCTCCCTCAAAGCATGGTGGGCGCAATACGGCAACCTGGCCACCTGGCTGCTGGTGGCAGGCCTTGCCGCCTATTCCGGCTGGGCGGGCTGGCAGTACTACATCCGCACCCAGGCGGTGCAGGCCTCGGCGCTGTACGACGAGCTGCAGGACGCCGCAGGCAAGAAGGACAACGCCAAGGTGCAGCGCGCCGCGGGCGACATGGAAAGCAAATTCGGCCGCACCGCCTATGCGGGCATGGGCGCGCTGATTGCCGCCAAGAGCGCCTTCGAAGCGAACGACCTGAAGACCGCCAAGGCCCAGCTGCAGTGGGCCATCGAGCACGGCAACGACGAATACCAGGCCGTGGCCAAGCTGCGCCTGGCCGGTGTGCTGCTGGACGAAAAGGCCTACGGCGAGGCGCTGAAGGTGCTGGCAGGCGACACCAAGCCGCAGTTCGCCGCCGCCGTCAACGACCGCAAGGGCGACGTGCTGGCCGCGCAGAACAAGCTGGCCGACGCCCGCGCCGCTTACAAGGCCGCGCTGGAAGGCACCGACAAGAAGAACCCGGGCCGCCAGCTGATCGAGCTGAAACTGGAAGCCATCGGCGGCACGGTGCCTGAACAGAAGCCGGCGGCGCCCGCTGCCTGA